The following DNA comes from Methanomassiliicoccales archaeon LGM-DZ1.
GGGAAGAAGAAGCTCGAGGACATCCCCAATCTCGCCACCGACTACGTCCTCGATGACATCGAGGTCGTGCTGGGTCATCTCATGGACGCAGGGTTCGACATGGTCGTCTGCAACGACCTGACCCGCCCCGAGGTCAATATCCCGGTGGTCCGCATGACCGTCCCCGGCCTCGAGGTATACGCCATGGACCCGGACAGGGAAGGCGGAAGGCTCACCGGCATGTGGCCTCCGAGATACGGCCGGACGGACGCTGATTGAAGGATCAGCGCCTGGATCGCGGCGGCCTGCCGGAAAACAGAAGCACGCCGCGCTTCAAACGGCAAGACCCAGATGTCCCCTCCCGGATTCGGGAGATTATCTGGGATATCATATCGGACCATAAACATCCGAAAGGGCGTATTCCGGTGCGGCAACGGTTCATTCTTCCGCGGCCGCACCGAGTGCCAGCCTCCTGACAGCCAGGACGGCGGCGAAGGACGCTCCGAGCACCATCACCACCGTGGCCCCCGGAGGGGTGTCCATAGCCAGCGAGAGCAGAAGGCCCAGGAAGGACATGGCGAGAGCTGAGAAGACGCCGACCGCCATCGTCCCGGCCATGCCGCGGGAGACGATGCTCCCGATGGCCGCCGGCACCGTCATCAACGCGATTATCATGACTATCCCGACCACGTTGGCGACCATGACGCAGGTGACCGCTATCAGGACGTGGAGCAGAAGGTCCAGGGCCGTCACGTTCATGCCTGAGACCTTCGCGTGCACCCTGTCGAAGGTCATTATGCGGAAATCCCTGTAGAAGAACATCACGGCAGCCAGCACAGACGCGCTGACAGCCGCCATCACGGCAAGTTTCCCCGAATCTATGAGCAGCATGTTCCCGAAGAGGATGGATTCGTAGGACGAGGGGACGATGACGCTCCGGTCCATATAGCACATGAACACCACGCCTGCGGCCATCCCGACAGCCCAAAGCGCTCCGATGACCGTGTCCTCCCTGACACCGTCCGCCCTCCTGCATACAACCATCACGACGGCGGCCGCCACACTGAACAATAGCGCCCCGGCCATGGGGCTCATCCACGATATCCCGTAAACCGACATCACATAGTAGGCGAACCCGACGCCCCCGAAGGTCGTGTGGGCGATCCCGCCCGTAACAGCGACCTTGCGGCCGACCACCACGTAGGCCCCCACGGTCCCGCACAGGATGCAGGCGAGGGCAGTGGCGGCGAACATGTTCTGTATAAGCGGTATGGAGAAGTAATAGGCAAGATCTGTCACAGAAGGCCGCCTCCGCAGGCTGCGCCGGTAAGGGCCGACGGTTCGACCTCCGAGACCGTCCTGTCCACATGGACGGCCCTGTTAACGCAGTGCGTTATCCCTTCGAGATCGTGGGTGATCATGACAACGGTTATCCCGTCCCGGGCCGCCTTCGTCAAAATTTCGTACACTTCCCCTCTGAAGGCGGGATCGAGGCTGGCGGTCGGCTCGTCGAGGAGGAGGATGTCCGGCCCGGAGACCAGGGCCCTCGCCAGGAGCGTCCTCTGGATCTGCCCCCCGGACAGTTCGCCTATGCGCCTGTCTCTGAACGATTCCATGTCCGCGTACTCCATGGCCTTGCGAACAGCCTCCTCCTGCGAAGAGGTCCGGAAAGGCAGGATCCCCTGCCTGCACCTCAGGCCCATCCTGACCACCTGCTCGGCGTACACTGGGTACTCTCTGTCGAATGCGCCGAACTGCGGAACATACCCTATCCTGCGACAGCCCTCCCTCGGAGGAACGCCCATCACCTCGACCGTCCCGGCCGACGGCTCGATAAGACCCAGTATGATGCGGAACAGGGTGGTCTTGCCGCCGCCGTTCGGTCCCACCACCGCTATGAAGTCTCCGGCGCGTACGTCGAGATCGACGTTCCGCAGCACCGTCCCGCGGCCGTAGCCGGCGGAAATGCCGCGGAGGGCGATGAGGGGCGCGGCCTCCATGCGATCACGCGGTCCCGCCCAGGTCGCCCCTGAGATACGACAGGAACTCCGAAACGGATGAGAGCATGTCATCGGCCGTGGGGTTCACCACATGGACGGTTATACCCGCATCCTCCAGCGCCTGCCTGCCCTCGTACCCCTCGTCCGTGACCGATACGTAGATGGCTGAGCAGCCCTCGTCCTTGACGATGACGGCCGCCTCGGCGGGGGTGACCTCGCCGTCCTCCTCG
Coding sequences within:
- a CDS encoding ABC transporter ATP-binding protein; translation: MEAAPLIALRGISAGYGRGTVLRNVDLDVRAGDFIAVVGPNGGGKTTLFRIILGLIEPSAGTVEVMGVPPREGCRRIGYVPQFGAFDREYPVYAEQVVRMGLRCRQGILPFRTSSQEEAVRKAMEYADMESFRDRRIGELSGGQIQRTLLARALVSGPDILLLDEPTASLDPAFRGEVYEILTKAARDGITVVMITHDLEGITHCVNRAVHVDRTVSEVEPSALTGAACGGGLL
- a CDS encoding metal ABC transporter permease, translated to MTDLAYYFSIPLIQNMFAATALACILCGTVGAYVVVGRKVAVTGGIAHTTFGGVGFAYYVMSVYGISWMSPMAGALLFSVAAAVVMVVCRRADGVREDTVIGALWAVGMAAGVVFMCYMDRSVIVPSSYESILFGNMLLIDSGKLAVMAAVSASVLAAVMFFYRDFRIMTFDRVHAKVSGMNVTALDLLLHVLIAVTCVMVANVVGIVMIIALMTVPAAIGSIVSRGMAGTMAVGVFSALAMSFLGLLLSLAMDTPPGATVVMVLGASFAAVLAVRRLALGAAAEE